AGCCAACGTCGCCACCGGCTACCACGCCATCGAATTCCTGCTGTGGGGCCAAGACCTCAACGGCACCGGCCCAGGCGCGGGCAACCGCCCTGCCTCCGACTACCTGACAGGCGAAGGCGCCACCGGTGGCCACAACGAGCGTCGCCGCACTTACCTGCGCGCCGTGACCCAACTGCTGGTCAGCGACCTGGAAGAAATGGTCGGCAACTGGAAACCCAACGTCGAAGACAACTACCGCGCCACCCTGGAAGCCGAACCGGCTACCGACGGACTGCGCAAAATGCTGTTCGGCATGGGCAGCCTGTCCCTCGGCGAACTGGCCGGTGAGCGCATGAAGGTTTCCCTGGAAGCCAACTCGCCGGAAGACGAGCAGGACTGCTTCAGCGACAACACCCACAACTCGCATTTCTACGATGCCAAGGGTATTCGTAACGTTTACCTGGGCGAGTACACCCGCGTCGACGGCACCAAGATGACCGGCGCGAGCTTGTCGTCGCTGGTGGCCAAGGCTGACCCGGCTGCCGACAGCGCACTGAAGGCCGACCTGGCGTCGACCGAAGCGAAGATCCAGGTCATGGTTGATCACGCCAACAACGGTGAGCACTACGACCAACTGATCGCCGCAGGCAACGATGCAGGCAACCAGATCGTGCGTGACGCCATCGCTGCGCTGGTCAAGCAGACCGGTTCGATCGAAGCGGCTGCAGGCAAACTGGGCATCAGCGACTTGAACCCGGACAACGCTGATCACGAATTCTGATCCGTGCCGCGTTGAATGAGGCGACCTTTGGGTCGCCTTTTTTGTACCCTTCCTGGCATCATCAGCCACCACAAAACCCTTGTGGGAGCGGGCTTGCTCGCGAAAGCGGTGTACCCGTCGACAGATATATTGGCTGACCCACTGCTTTCGCGAGCAAGCCCGCTCCCACATTTTACCGCGTCGCCTTTGAGCCTTCGGTTTACGTAGGTAGAATGGCGCCTCTACCTGTCATCCCGAGCACACTTCATGGCGTTGCC
The sequence above is a segment of the Pseudomonas sp. R76 genome. Coding sequences within it:
- a CDS encoding imelysin family protein — translated: MIRMPLATASLLAIAISLAGCGEGKDDKAAANQAPTPAASTTAPAAATPAGQVDEAAAKAVVAHYADMVFAVYSDAESTAKTLQTAIDTFLANPNDQTLKAARTAWVAARVPYLQSEVFRFGNTIIDDWEGQVNAWPLDEGLIDYVDKSYEHALGNPGATANIIANTEIQVGEDKVDVKEITPEKLASLNELGGSEANVATGYHAIEFLLWGQDLNGTGPGAGNRPASDYLTGEGATGGHNERRRTYLRAVTQLLVSDLEEMVGNWKPNVEDNYRATLEAEPATDGLRKMLFGMGSLSLGELAGERMKVSLEANSPEDEQDCFSDNTHNSHFYDAKGIRNVYLGEYTRVDGTKMTGASLSSLVAKADPAADSALKADLASTEAKIQVMVDHANNGEHYDQLIAAGNDAGNQIVRDAIAALVKQTGSIEAAAGKLGISDLNPDNADHEF